The proteins below are encoded in one region of bacterium:
- a CDS encoding efflux RND transporter permease subunit: MNIPEFSVKRKITTLMLVLILSAIGILSFFNLGLDMLPDLEFPVVAVVTSYEGVASEEIESGITKLVEEAVGLVKHIKKVTSFSIEGMSVVMIEFEWGTNLDFAAQDVRDRLSMIEEYLPKDADKPIVVKYNPSDTPILIYAVTGFGSDTLNLRTYLDDEIKPRLEGEEGVANVFLSGGKTREINILIDGERLKGYNLSLSQISQVLRYENINISGGHIKEGYREYLLRTPGEYRSIEEIKNTVIGIYNGAPVYLKDIAEVKDTFKEVRSFARVDGKDCVVLGIMRQSGANIVRVSERVERKLKSLKSIMPADVEFAELMNFGTVAKRMVKMTALDVLVGGIITVILLLVLLRSFLPTFVVGLSIPFSVFVTFAGIYAAGYTLNITTMTGLGLGIGMLVSNAIIVMENIFRYMEEGKETDISASAGTNEVMAAILASTLTTVIVFLPAIFVTGITARLIRPIAITVTVSLLASFIAAITLVPMVSSVLFKGKGETLKMAEEKEFGKIKKLYSKSLSYALNHKILFIVPSLVLFVLSMWSLRFVGKEFFPSMDTPMQLFSLRMPVGTTLEDTEYTMSVMEKAFKEPELIHIATTGGVSEGGKTDVAFGG, translated from the coding sequence ATGAATATACCAGAGTTTTCTGTAAAGAGAAAAATAACAACGCTTATGCTGGTACTGATTCTTTCTGCCATAGGTATTCTTTCTTTTTTCAATTTAGGACTGGATATGTTGCCTGACCTTGAGTTTCCTGTTGTTGCTGTAGTTACATCATATGAGGGTGTGGCATCAGAAGAGATTGAGTCAGGTATTACAAAACTTGTAGAGGAGGCAGTAGGACTTGTTAAGCACATAAAGAAAGTAACCTCTTTTTCCATAGAAGGTATGTCTGTTGTAATGATTGAGTTTGAATGGGGAACAAACCTTGACTTTGCTGCTCAGGATGTAAGGGACCGTCTTTCAATGATAGAGGAGTATCTTCCTAAGGATGCGGATAAACCTATTGTAGTTAAATATAACCCTTCAGACACCCCGATTTTAATTTACGCTGTTACTGGTTTTGGGTCTGATACGCTTAATTTAAGGACATACCTTGATGATGAGATAAAACCACGTCTTGAAGGAGAAGAAGGTGTGGCAAATGTATTCCTTTCTGGTGGTAAAACGAGGGAGATTAATATCCTGATAGATGGTGAACGGCTAAAGGGATACAATCTTTCTTTGAGTCAGATAAGCCAGGTATTAAGATACGAAAACATCAATATATCTGGAGGACATATTAAAGAGGGATACAGAGAATACCTTTTAAGAACACCTGGAGAGTATAGAAGTATAGAGGAAATAAAAAATACTGTTATAGGTATATACAACGGCGCTCCTGTGTATCTGAAGGATATTGCAGAGGTAAAGGATACATTCAAAGAGGTAAGGAGTTTTGCCAGGGTTGATGGAAAGGACTGTGTGGTTCTCGGGATAATGAGGCAGTCAGGTGCAAATATAGTAAGGGTATCTGAAAGGGTAGAGAGGAAACTTAAATCCCTTAAAAGTATAATGCCTGCAGATGTAGAATTTGCAGAACTGATGAACTTTGGAACTGTAGCAAAAAGAATGGTAAAGATGACTGCTCTTGATGTTCTGGTTGGTGGGATAATAACAGTTATCCTGCTTTTAGTCCTTTTAAGAAGTTTTCTCCCCACATTTGTTGTAGGGCTTTCCATCCCTTTCTCTGTCTTTGTTACATTTGCTGGAATATACGCGGCTGGTTATACGCTTAATATTACCACAATGACAGGGCTTGGACTTGGAATAGGTATGCTTGTCTCCAATGCCATCATAGTTATGGAAAATATCTTCAGGTATATGGAAGAAGGTAAGGAAACAGATATATCTGCTTCTGCAGGGACTAATGAAGTTATGGCAGCAATACTGGCATCAACCCTCACCACAGTAATTGTCTTTCTTCCTGCTATATTTGTTACAGGGATAACTGCACGGCTTATAAGACCTATTGCTATAACGGTCACTGTATCACTCCTTGCCTCTTTTATAGCAGCGATTACACTGGTGCCTATGGTGTCTTCGGTTCTCTTTAAAGGAAAAGGAGAGACATTGAAGATGGCAGAGGAGAAAGAGTTTGGAAAGATAAAGAAACTTTACAGTAAAAGTTTATCCTATGCGTTAAATCATAAGATACTATTCATTGTCCCTTCACTTGTCCTTTTTGTGTTGAGTATGTGGTCCTTAAGGTTTGTAGGGAAAGAGTTTTTCCCTTCAATGGATACACCTATGCAACTTTTCAGTTTAAGGATGCCAGTAGGTACAACATTAGAAGATACAGAGTATACGATGTCTGTTATGGAAAAGGCATTTAAAGAGCCAGAACTTATCCATATTGCTACAACAGGAGGTGTAAGCGAGGGAGGAAAGACAGATGTGGCTTTTGGTGGT